The Setaria viridis chromosome 9, Setaria_viridis_v4.0, whole genome shotgun sequence sequence CGCCCATCCCTTTATccctcccgtcgtggtgttccCCACCCCCAATTTGTGTCCGGTCCGCGTCACGACCGCTTCCTTGGTTTCCAACACGAGCAACATCCTCTTTTTGTCCCCCTACCTATTGTTGCGACCATCCTGGAGGCATATGTGAACACGCACAGTGCTCTGCGCCCGCGTATGATGACCGCTGCGAGGTCAATGATGAGCACTTGGATGCCGTCATCAACCACGACAGTGCCATCTTCTCCACCAGGTACAAGTTTTTTAACGCTCCTAAGGATGCCTTTCTATGCGCCACCAATGTCACAGTGTCACGTAGAACAACCATCCATCCTAACTTTTGTTGAGTTCAGTTCTCTGCCTGAGTACCCGTATACCCTACATCAGAGAACATCCTTATGTACATTTTATCTTTTCATCACCAATTATGCTGGAGCTCATCCTCCACATGTGCGGCGTAACGCGCCAATCTTGCTAGTTATTATGTATGGACAAGATGAGACGCTCTCTTGGCTTGTGCCTCCGATCCTCTCCAGCATCGCTGCTAAAAATAGTAAAGGGACATGCAAACAAACACAACCAGCGCTCGCGACGACGATCCCCTGGGAAATGCTCGGGCCAGTGATTCTACCAGTTTGATCCCCTCCTCCGTCTCGCGACCCCGGcggtgctgctgccgctgcatcCCATCGCGGGCTTGATGTTGCCGATCTCCATCTGATTCTTCCGTCGCAATGGTATTGACTCTTTCCCTTTTGCTCTAGCTAGATCAAATTaaatctctttctttttttttccaatccaTTTTTCCTGCTGCATTGCCTCATGATCGAGCCTCACCCCCTTCAAATGTTCGCTGAAATGGCCAAATGCAATGCTCGCTCGTTCTTCTCTTCTCCTGCACCCGTTGTTGTCAGTTTTTGTTATCGCAGCCTCTTGGGACATTTCCATCGAAATCGAGTGATCGGGCAATGAAGGTGTTTGATGTCTGTTCCATTGCAGGCGTCCAAAAGCCGCTTTGTCGTGGGCTCTCATGTCTGGGTTGAGGACCCAGACGAGGCCTGGATGGATGGCTTAGTGGAAGAGATCAATGGGGATGAACTTGTCATAAACTGCACCTCTGGAAAGAAGGTAATTATCTGTCTTGTTTGCGATGCTCCATAATTTTCTCATTAAACGACGTCTGTCGTTTTATTCGTTTATGCAATACTCTAAATAACCAGTGTGTTTAATTTGATGGCACAATCCTCCTATAGGTGACTGCTAATGTTTCAAGTGCCTATCCCAAGGATACAGAGTCTCCACGCGGTGGTGTGGAGGATATGACAAGGCTAGCATATTTACATGAACCAGGAGTGCTTCAGAACCTGAAGTCTAGATATGGACTAAATGAAATATACGTAAGTTGTGTCTCTCAACACATCATCGCTAATGCAACAGAAGCATCTAATTTGCACCTCTATGATGTCCCATTCTTATCGTCACATTTGATCATGTTATGCTTATTTTGAACAACAGATGATATGATGTTTAGATACTTTCGTTAACTATTGTTTCCTCTCGAGAGCAGATGCCCATCTTATACTTCCTACATTGTTTCACTCTGTTGTGCTCATTTTTCCCTTGCCAGGGGTTTACCTGTCAGGTCTTATCTAATTCACCCCTTAATAAATACTATGCTAAATACTACATGCAGATCTTAatttcctactccctccgtcccaaattgtaggtcgttttagcttttttaggtggatagattttgctatgcacctaaatatagtgtatgtctagatgtatacaaacatctatgaacctagaaaagtcaaaacgacctacaatttggaacggagggagtaccttttTATTTTGAACAAACATACGGCTTAGTCATTTTTCTTTAAACAATGGTCTCCTCCAGCACTGAAACACGATTTTAGGTTCTGTTGGAGTTCATATTTGGTAGGAGTTTGCAGTTTTGCGACCTTATTCATGCTTTTGCAGATTCTCTAATGGATTGAATTGTTCTTCCAGACTTATACTGGGAATATCTTGATAGCTGTTAATCCATTTCAAAGACTTCCTCATCTATACAACAACCATATGATGGGAATTTACAAAGGAGCAGAATTTGGTGAGCTGAGCCCCCATCCATTTGCTATCGCTGACCGTTCATATAGGTGAGTTTTCCTCTTGCATGAATCGTTAGGCATGTCACATTCTCACGTTTGAATCCCTTGTGATGTGCCCTACATTTCCTCTATCCAGACTTATGATCAATGATCGTATAAGCCAAGCAATATTGGTGAGCGGAGAGAGTGGAGCTGGCAAGACTGAAAGCACTAAAATGCTTATGCAATATCTTGCTTTTATGGGTGGTAAAGCTCAAGCTGAAGGAAGGTCAGTGCAACAGCAGATCCTGGAGGTGTGTTTTTCACAGGCACTTTCTATGTTGGGATTCTTTCTTTTTGCTGCTAGCACAAGTACTACAGTTTACCTAAGAACAAGGAAATTAAGATGACGTGTCTGGGTTGGAATGAAATCATTTTGATTGGCTGTCAACTCATGCACCTCCTTTTTAAAGAATATTTATTACAGAATTATCAAACAAGTTATCTTCTTAGGATTACAAGTTATCTTCTAATTCGCCTACTTTTTTGACAGTCTAACCCAGTTCTTGAGGCATTTGGCAATGCAAAAACTGTCAGGAACAATAATTCAAGGTAATGGACTTGATGTGCTGGATCGATGCTCCTTCACATTTTGGGTGGTTGTGAAACTACTTATGGAACTTCCTGATTTGGTTTTAAAACTTATCTATTATTTTTTTGACAGTCGTTTTGGAAAATTTGTTGAGATTCAGTTTGATGAGAACGGAAAGATATCAGGAGCTGCTATAAGAACCTATCTTCTAGAAAGATCACGTGTGTGTCAAATATCTGATCCAGAAAGAAACTACCACTGCTTTTACATGCTATGTGCTGCACCACCAGAAGTAAGACCATGTCATCTATAACTGCTTCTATGAAATCTTGTAATACCATTTTTCATACTACTAAGTTTGTCTAGTTAGACTTCTAAAACAGTATTGCAGTGACAGTCTGGTAGCTGATACTATTCCGCATTGTAAAAGTGTTAAGGAACTGTAAAAGTAATCTCAAACCAATTCAAGAAAGAGAGAATGCGTGACACATTCATGGGAAGCACATATATCTACTTGATTTGCCATATTAAAAGATTAGTTGTTTTTTTGCAATAAAAAGATCATTTTTCTGCTGGAAATCCACAGGTAGGTAGCTGCAGAGATAATGTTAAGAAAATCTAAATTGTTAATATCATCATTTTTTCTGTAACCTCTGGCACACCTTTTCTCAACTGAATGTTCCTTCATAAGTTTATTTTCCCTCTTGATAATATATGTAAATCTATTTGTCCATATCATTATATGTAGTTTTGAATATGTCTATCAGGATTGCAAGAAATATAAATTGGGAGATGCCAAATCATTTCACTATCTAAACCAGTCTAATTGTATTGCGCTTGATGGGATGGATGACTCCAAAGAATACATGGAAACCCGACGAGCTATGGGTATTGTGGGTATCAGTTCTGATGAACAGGTAAAACTAAGGTTTTGTAAGCTATCTATTTAGGACATCACTAGCAGAGGAACAATCTTCTACATGCAAATTTCTGTCCTGCAGGATGCAATATTTAGAGTTGTGGCCGCTATTCTTCATTTGGGCAACGTGGAATTTGCAGAAGGAAGTGAAGCAGATTCTTCAGTACCCAAAGATGAGAAATCCCAATTCCATCTTAAGACAGCAGCTGAGCTCTTCATGTACAGTATTTTTGTAGCACTTTTGTTTAGGAAATTTACCTTAAATTCCTTTTGTGTTCCTTATATGCATATATTTTGGCACTCTGCAGGTGCGATGAAAAAGGTCTTGAGGAATCTTTGTGTAAGCGTGTTATGGCAACACGTGGGGAGAGTATTACTAAAAATTTGGACCCACGAGCTGCAGCTCTGAGTAGAGATGCATTGGCTAGGATAGTTTACTCACGTTTGTTTGATTGGTATGTTTGAAAAAAAGCATCATTTTGAAATGTTTCTCATATACTGCTCTGTATTGTACTATAACTGGAGTAGGAATAGTAACAATTAAAATAATCGCATCTTTGACCTTTTCAGGCTTGTAAATAAAATCAATAGTTCAATTGGTCAAGATCCTGATTCAAAGATTTTGATTGGTGTCCTGGACATTTATGGTTTCGAGAGTTTCTTGACAAACAGGTGCTTAACTGGTATGCCTTTGCATTTAATCTGCCACTTATGTTCACATACTTATAGAAGTCACATATATAAGTTTAGATTGAGTTTACCATTCATGTATGATACACCTAAGCACTTAAGCTTTGGGCACAAGCTCTGCTCATCTTGCATGGCTCAAGTATAGACGTGAAAACCAACAAAATTCCCTGGGAAAAATCAAGAATTATCACAAAATCAACCTGGATCTAGAGTTCCATAAACAAGAGTTATCACAAAATCAACAAATGCAATACTATTTTGGGTAAACCCCTCTTTCAAGGCAAAGCATTGCATATGAATTTAAAATCCTTCATACCTGCTGATCTGGAtcatttatatatatgtaatgcACAACTACAGCTAATGAAAAGAACTATATATAATAGGGAGCACAACGTTACTTAATTCCAGATGTCACCATCTCCTGTTCTTTTATGAATACCGTCTCCTTCTGTGGAGTCAATAAAAAGGTTTCATCCTCTGTTTCGAGATGGGAAGGGGCGGTAgccaccccccctcccccccagtCTATAACAAATAGCAAAACTATATGATTTGCTCTAGAATTGGATGAGAGTTAGTAACTACTGCATGAATAATCATCTGCTTATGTCACATTTAAAAGAATGGTAGTTCTTATATGTTGACATTTTGATGTTCTGCAGCTTTGAGCAATTTTGTATCAATCTGACTAATGAGAAGCTCCAACAACACTTTAATCAGGTTACAGAAAGAAAATACCCTATGCTGATAACTCTTAATCTTGTTTGATTTAGGTTATTTAACTATATTAGCCTGAGTCCTTTCTAACCATCATATGTCCCATGAACAGCATGTTTTTAAGATGGAGCAGGAAGAATACACGAAAGAAGAAATTGACTGGAGTTACATCCAGTTTGTGGATAACCAAGAAATTCTAGATCTAATTGAGAAGGTGAAGAATTTGGATTCTTGATGCATTGTCGTCTAACCAATAGGCATATACTAAAAAGTGACGGCATTTATTAAGCAGGATAGTCTACACTTAAAATCTGAGCTAACTGCCAACTACATTAAGCAATCTCTTGCATCCACATTCCTGTTTTAGGGTCATTTACCATCACAAAGAGGATCAGTTCTGTCTTCCAGCATCAGTGATTAGCTAGTAAATCTTTATACAAGCTTGTACACTGTGATGCTAATAATATCCATCACAAATTTTCTACATGTCATATATGCATTTTAGTTTAGCTGTCCATCTTATTTCTTGCCTCCTTTTTTCTCCATATGTATACTGAAGCAGAAATTTATTCTCACATGACATGTTTGTGTGCCTGCTGCTTACTTGATTTTTGTTCGTGCATTCTTAACATCTATGAACTGTTTAGCTATAGATTCTATTGTGATGCTTGGTCCATTATGGATTTGCTCGTGCTGTGAAACcttatttctttttctgattTATTTCATGTAGAAACCTGGGGGGATAATTGCGCTTTTGGATGAGACATGGTATGTGCAAATAAATTTTACACGTATATGTGTATCCTTTTATTTCGCCAGAATCCAAGGTCTTTCTAACAATTTCTTTCTTGTATGCTCCAGCATGCTGCGAAATTCAACCCACGAGACATTTGCTGAGAAGCTATACCAAAAGTTTAAAGACAACCCTCACTTCAGTAAACCAAAATTTTCACGGTCCGACTTCACTATTCACCACTATGCTGGCAATGTAGGTAACATTTCCTTGATGTACATTTGAATATTAAGGTTGTTTGGAGGGATTTATTTTGACTCTAGTTATTATGTAGTCTGTCTACACTCAAAATCATCATTGTTTGTATGCCATATATGGGACTTGTTGTGGTATATAATACTTCCTCTAATCAAGTGCCAGTTTTTGAAATTGACATGATCTCTATAGACATCTTTGAAAAGTAATTTCTATAGCAAAATATTTGTAATACCTCATAAGTTTATTAATACAAATCTACTTCTAACATTTTGTATGACCAATATAAATATTCACGTAgacattaaaaaaaatctcaacctACGGGGGGTAAGACAGCCCCCGGGCATTTGCTAAGAGAAGACCTTCTCACGCAGGTCGAGAAAACCCCTGAACCCCTACTTTACCCTTACACAGCGGCACCATAGTCCGTGTGAGATAAGCAACGACCTGGGCTGGACCTTAGACCTGTGCTTTGGCGTGGGACACAcgaggggattttttttaaccCTAGCTTGAAATTTGCTCCCACAAGGAGTCGAACCAGGACCTGAGGAGTGCTACTGAAGCCACCTATCCAACTCAGGTAGAGGCTCGTTCACGCATAGACGTTATTGATCATAGTTGAAATAGTTGACTTCATGCAGTCAGAGATGACTTCAATTTAGGGTTGGAGGGGGAGGGTGCAGCAAGGCTGTTCTAGTTTGGGTAAAATGCAACCAAAGCACACTTGCTTTATCCAAAATAAAAACTAAGCTCTCTTGCCGGTTTGAGGGGAAAAAACATATCATTAAAAGGCTATCATTTTTAAAAGATTCAATGTGGCCTACTAATCGACAAATAGGTCTTGCTTAAATTAGTATCAGAATAAATAACTCAGCTTGGGCGTTGGGGCATGTACCAGAAGGATCAACATGGACATGGCTTCAACTGAGTCAACATTTGTGCATAACTGCATATGTGTGTGTTGCAGGAACAACTTACCTTAAAATATACTTTGGTCTTCATAACTCTAAAGCATGCTACCCGTATTTTCTCATACCACAATTCTTATAAAGATAGAATACAGTATCCATCAATTTGGTATTTGATTCAAGAGAGTCACTGGTTCATTGTGCTGGCTATTTTGTTGGTGCTTCACTCATACTGATTATTTACAAAGTTAAAGTGTTGCAACGAATTGTATACCTCTTTATTTTGCAGGTCACTTATCAAACGGACCATTTTTTAGATAAAAACATCGATTATGCTGTGAATGAACATCAAGTCTTGTTAAATGCCTCAAAATGTTCATTTGTTTCAAGTCTTTTTCCACCCTGTGAAGAATCAACAAAATCAACAAAGTTTACTTCAATCGGCTCAAGTTTCAAGGTAAAAAGAAATTCTTTCATTACTCCATCTATTTTTTTTGTATTGACTCTTATTTTTTGTATGATATTGCAGCAACAATTACAGTCTCTGCTAGAAACTCTGAGTGCAACAGAACCACACTATATCCGGTGCGTAAAACCAAACAATGTTCTCAAGCCAGCAATATTTGAGAACATTAATGTTCTCCAGCAGCTTCGTTGTGGGGTAAGTTGTGCTTTCTTTGTATATTCATTAAACATGCAACATTTTGACTGAAAAGATGTCTAGAGACACTGTTGGtactatgtttaatatttctatGGATAACAGAATGGAccattttatttattaattgaaaATGCATCTTCATGTGACACAGGACCAGCTGAAACATCTTGTAATTCTTTATGTGTCAATTGGTTTACATAAGAAAGAGATGGTTACTGGATTTCAAATTTGTACCAGGATACCTATTTATTACATAAAAAACTTTATATGTTGTTCCTAAGTCAACTTTTTTTTGCTTTAATCCTCCAAAAGGCAGGAAAATGTTACAATTCACTGGTTTATTTTAAGTTTGTTATTAATATATTAAGCAATGAAGCCTACGAGTATAATATACAAAGATGTCATGATTCAATTCTATTATCAAGGGATTGCTAAATTTACGTTAGaatcagaaaaaaagaaagaaataatacGAATAAGTGTCACTCCACACATCCTAAACCCTAGAAAGAAAGAGTTGTTCATTTGAATTGTGAGATTTATCGTTCTTTTTTTACAGGGAGTTTTAGAGGCAATAAGGATAAGCTGTTTGGGATACCCAACTAGGAGAACATTTTATGAATTTGTTAATCGATTTGGTATTCTGCAACCCAAAGTTCTGGGTCGAAGGTAAATTTGTGATTTACTTAACtgattaagttttttttttcaatgcgTTGCATATCTTTTTGTGTTTCCTTGGCAGCCACAATGAAATTACTGCTGCGAAGATGCTTCTTGACAAAGCCAATCTTACAGGCTATCAGGTAACAATTAGAACAAGTAGTAGTTGTTTGATATTATTAATTTGTTCCAGCTCTTGAACCTTTCAAGAACCTTTCATGAGAAGTTAACATTCAACAGATGGCGGTGTATTCCCCCATAAATTGTTTATTTACAGGCATTCCTTAACACATAATAATCCCAAACAGAATTTCAGAACCCAAATGGCAACCGCAAAGTCATAATGTCAAAAAATTAATATGCCATTGCATTACTTGTTTTATGCGCCTCACTTTCTGATTTCAAATGCACAGATAGGAAAAACAAAAGTATTTCTTCGTGCTGGTCAAATGGCAGAGTTAGATGCTTTAAGAACTGAAGTTTTGGGACATTCAGCTAAAAAAATACAAAGCAAAGTTCGGTCATTTCTGGCTCGGAAAAAATACATCCAGCTTCAACTATGTGCTACACAACTCCAGGCAGTATGTAGGGGTATATATTCTTGTTTAAAAATTGAAATGAGAACTTCCATTCTCCTATTCGTTGTTTCCTAGGAAACATGCTTTCAGTAGTGAGAGTGACTTCTACACTGTGTTTCCAAAGGAACAATTGCAAGAAGGTGTTATGAAAACCTTCGTAAGGAAGCAGCTTCATTGAAAATTCAGACCTGCTACCGTATGCACCATTCAAGGAAATACTATGTAGATATCTATTCTGCATCAACTACAATCCAGTCCGGTCTACGTGGTATGGCTGCTCGCATCATACTCCACTATAAGCGGCAAACAAAAGCTGCAGTCATTATTCAGGTACTTCAATAACGTGGTTTTTGTTCCATAGGTAGCTACTACTTCTCTTTAAAGAAATTGAGTAGGAGATAAACCCTAGGGTCATAAAACAAAATCTTTGACGCATTATCTGCATCAGATGATATCTGACTCCAAAATGCAAATATCTCTATATGTTTTTCTTTCTCAAACGCGCAGGAGAATTCACATtgttatattaagaagaaaaaaaatgtctcTATATCAAACTTGATCTCTATATCAAGTGATTCTTTCACCTGCAATCAGTCATAAATCCATGTTTGTTAATTACCCTACCTTTTTATGCCCGTGTTCCTTGCAGAGTCGTTGTCGCTGTTATTTAGCACGCTCACAATATGTTAGAATGATGAAGGCCACAATCACGGCTCAGTGTGGTTGGAGAAGAAGAGTGGCCAGAAGGGAACTCCGAAACCTCAAAATGGTAAGAGACCCTTTGTTTAAACATTACTGTACTTCTTTTTTATCCTATTTGTCCCTTTTGCCCTTAGTGTCTAGCTGCACCAATGGTTACTGAAGTTTCTCAGATCAACAAATTTCAGTTATATGAGTAAAAGAACAAACATATAATTGGATTTACCAAAATCATAGTTATTTCAAATATCAAGTCCCCCTTCTTGACCTCTTTTTGCCTGGCCACTTCGTTCTTACTTTCAGGCTGCAAAAGAAACTGGTGCTCTACAGGCTGCCAAAAGCAAACTAGAGAAGGAAGTCGAGGAGCTTACTTGGCGACTGCAGCTGGAGAAACGTATTAGGGTATCTTTTATCATTCAATTTACAATCTCTTTGGTTTTACTTGGTACAAATTTCCTAGGGGAGGGACATCATACTGCAATTTTAACTGCATTATCTCTAGGAGTCTAGTGCATCCTTTTTTATTAGTTGACCTCAAGAGAAATATATCCCAGGTAAACATTTTGGTGGGCATAAAACCATTCTTTGTTATCAGATGAGTTTATTATATTCGTATGAGCTATGGACAATGTTTTTCTCTTAGTGTGGGATATCTCCACTGCAAAAAGAGTACTGTATTTTAATAATGAAGATAGCATCTCAAACCTGCATTTGAGTTTTTAAGCAAATACATATGTTCATTCTTCCTACTTTCTAGAACCTGGTACCTCACTCCTGGGGCCTGATAAGCTTCTCTAATGTGTCATGTACATTAAACCTATCTTGTAATAATCAATAGAAGAGGGTGTTCGTATTTGCAAGGTTGTTAATGCTACTAGGGTAGCAGATACCAGTCCTATGATAACAttacataaaagaaaataaattgatCATCACTGAGCTTTGCATGTTTTGGTATTTGCAGGCTGATATGGAAGAAGCCAAGacacaagaaaataaaaagctCCAATTACAATTGCAGGAACTGCAATTGCAGCTCAAGGATACAAAGGACCTGTTGAAAAGGGAACATGAAGCTGCCAAAGAAGCATCAGAGAAAGCTTCTGCAGTACCAGAGATCCTTGCTGATACAGCTCGAGTCGATGAGCTTACTTCTGAAAACGAGAAGCTCAAGGTATCAACATAACAGATTTTAAACGGTTGGTGTATGTGCTGTCCAGGTAATGCCTCAATTTAGCTAATGATATGCTCCTCTTTTTATTTCCAGATATTGGTGGCCTCTTTTGAGGAAAAACTTCAGAAAACAGAGCAGAAGTTCGAAGAAACAGAGAAAGCTAGGGAAGAATTACTCAATAAAGCCACAGATGCAGAGTCAAAGATAAATGA is a genomic window containing:
- the LOC117836891 gene encoding myosin-6, which gives rise to MASKSRFVVGSHVWVEDPDEAWMDGLVEEINGDELVINCTSGKKVTANVSSAYPKDTESPRGGVEDMTRLAYLHEPGVLQNLKSRYGLNEIYTYTGNILIAVNPFQRLPHLYNNHMMGIYKGAEFGELSPHPFAIADRSYRLMINDRISQAILVSGESGAGKTESTKMLMQYLAFMGGKAQAEGRSVQQQILESNPVLEAFGNAKTVRNNNSSRFGKFVEIQFDENGKISGAAIRTYLLERSRVCQISDPERNYHCFYMLCAAPPEDCKKYKLGDAKSFHYLNQSNCIALDGMDDSKEYMETRRAMGIVGISSDEQDAIFRVVAAILHLGNVEFAEGSEADSSVPKDEKSQFHLKTAAELFMCDEKGLEESLCKRVMATRGESITKNLDPRAAALSRDALARIVYSRLFDWLVNKINSSIGQDPDSKILIGVLDIYGFESFLTNSFEQFCINLTNEKLQQHFNQHVFKMEQEEYTKEEIDWSYIQFVDNQEILDLIEKKPGGIIALLDETCMLRNSTHETFAEKLYQKFKDNPHFSKPKFSRSDFTIHHYAGNVTYQTDHFLDKNIDYAVNEHQVLLNASKCSFVSSLFPPCEESTKSTKFTSIGSSFKQQLQSLLETLSATEPHYIRCVKPNNVLKPAIFENINVLQQLRCGGVLEAIRISCLGYPTRRTFYEFVNRFGILQPKVLGRSHNEITAAKMLLDKANLTGYQIGKTKVFLRAGQMAELDALRTEVLGHSAKKIQSKVRSFLARKKYIQLQLCATQLQAVCRGTIARRCYENLRKEAASLKIQTCYRMHHSRKYYVDIYSASTTIQSGLRGMAARIILHYKRQTKAAVIIQSRCRCYLARSQYVRMMKATITAQCGWRRRVARRELRNLKMAAKETGALQAAKSKLEKEVEELTWRLQLEKRIRADMEEAKTQENKKLQLQLQELQLQLKDTKDLLKREHEAAKEASEKASAVPEILADTARVDELTSENEKLKILVASFEEKLQKTEQKFEETEKAREELLNKATDAESKINELKNTMQSLQEKLTNTEAENHVLRQQAMKSRPDNMPLLNMHRKSNLANGSVQSDEQTPHGTPMEFGRRSLVERHSESVDTLINCVVENIGFSEGKPVAAITIYKCLLHWRIFETDKTNVFDRLIQIFGSAMQKQDNNADLAYWLSNSSSLLIILQKSLKPPGSSGTTPMKRPQTQTSFLGRMVFRASNITVDMDLVRQVEAKYPALLFKQQLTAFVEGLYGMIRDNVKKEISSVVSLVIQAPRSAKAGLITDQGSYWQMIVNHLNDLLKVLQENCVPTIFARKIFTQIFSFINAQLLNSLLVRRECCSFSNGEYVKQGLDELESWCTQAKPEYAGSAWDELKHICQAVGFLVIFKKFRISYDEIINDLCPVLSVQQIYKICTQYWDDKYNTESVSEEVLDEMRKVVNEGSGQQGAPPDSSTFLLDEEISMPLSLEEIASSMDAKEFQNVSPPQQLLENAAFQFLRS